CCAAAAATAGAGAAGCTTTAGCGACTACTATTTTTGAGATGCAGGAGTGGAACTCCTGCGATACCCATACAACAGAATGAGCCTAGGGATTCTTTATTCAATGACATGGAGACAACTTGATGTTAAAAAAAGAAATTTAGATAACTTAACTTGACTAATAATCGCTAAATGCAAAGGCACTTTGCCAAAACCTAATGATATACAAGAAAAAATGAACTTAGTTAGATGTTTAAAAAATTAATTAAAAAAGCTATATACAAAAAGTAAAATATGAGGTATCATCTTATAGTACGATAAATTTAGTAAAATGAAGGGATTATATAGGATAATGAAAAAAAAGGCAATCTTATTAGATCGTGATGGAACCATAAATGTAGAGAAAGATTATTTACATAAAATAGAAGATTTCGAATTTGAAAAAAATGTAGTTGATGCATTAAAAATATTTTCTTCATTGGGATATACTTTAGCAGTTGTTACAAATCAATCTGGGATAGCTAGAGGATTTTATACAGAGGATGATTTAATAAAATTAAACAATTATATTAATGATAGATTAAATGAGCATGGAGTTAATATAGAGAAATTTTACTATTGTCCACATCATCCTGAAAAAGGGATTGGAAAATATAAAGTAGAATGTCAATGCAGAAAACCTAAAACAGGAATGTTAGATGCAGCAATTAAAGATTTAAATATAGATATAGAAAATTCATATATGATAGGAGATACATTAGCTGATATTGATGCTGGATTCAATGCAGGGTTAACATCTATTTTAGTTAAAACTGGACATGGAATGGAAACTATTGAGAAATTAGGAGATAGAAAAGTAGAAATCTATAACTCTTTGTATGATTTTGCATTGAAACTAAAATAGAAATAGAAAGAGAAGGCGATGAAAAATGAATAAACTCTTTTTAGTTCTTGATAATTTATTAGGAATAAGAGAGCAATTAAATTTAGATAGAATAGAAAATGTTGTTATGGATAGTAGAAAAGTTCAAAAGGAAGATCTTTTTTTTGCTATAAATAATGGAAACAAATATATTAATGAGGTTTTAGAAAAGGGAGCTTCTATTGTAGTAGCTGATAATTACTTAGGTGATGATAAAAGAGTTTTTAAAGTTCCAAATACAGTTGAATTTATGCAAAAATTTGCAAAAGAGTATAGAGAGGCTTTAGGGTTAAAGGTAATAGCTATTACAGGAAGTAATGGAAAAACAACTACTAAAGATATGATATACTCTGTTCTTTCTAGAAAGTATATAACTAAAAAAACAGAAGGAAATTATAATAACCATATTGGATTACCATTTACAATATTACAATTAGAGGAAAAAGATGAAGTTGTAGTGCTTGAGATGGGTATGAGTGGCTTTGGAGAGATTGATCTATTATCTAGTATAGCTAAACCTGATATAGGGGTTATAACTAATATAGGAGACTCTCATTTGGAGTTCTTAAAAACAAGGAAAAATGTTTTTAAAGCTAAAACTGAATTGTTGAATTATGTTTCTTCAGAAAATACTTATATTATAGGTGATGATCAATATTTAAAAAATGTTGTAGGAAATAAAATTGGATTTAATAAAGAAAATAATTTTGTTATAGAAGATTTTATAGATAGTAATGATGGCATGAGTTT
The sequence above is a segment of the Fusobacterium varium genome. Coding sequences within it:
- the gmhB gene encoding D-glycero-beta-D-manno-heptose 1,7-bisphosphate 7-phosphatase; amino-acid sequence: MKKKAILLDRDGTINVEKDYLHKIEDFEFEKNVVDALKIFSSLGYTLAVVTNQSGIARGFYTEDDLIKLNNYINDRLNEHGVNIEKFYYCPHHPEKGIGKYKVECQCRKPKTGMLDAAIKDLNIDIENSYMIGDTLADIDAGFNAGLTSILVKTGHGMETIEKLGDRKVEIYNSLYDFALKLK
- a CDS encoding UDP-N-acetylmuramoyl-tripeptide--D-alanyl-D-alanine ligase, translated to MNKLFLVLDNLLGIREQLNLDRIENVVMDSRKVQKEDLFFAINNGNKYINEVLEKGASIVVADNYLGDDKRVFKVPNTVEFMQKFAKEYREALGLKVIAITGSNGKTTTKDMIYSVLSRKYITKKTEGNYNNHIGLPFTILQLEEKDEVVVLEMGMSGFGEIDLLSSIAKPDIGVITNIGDSHLEFLKTRKNVFKAKTELLNYVSSENTYIIGDDQYLKNVVGNKIGFNKENNFVIEDFIDSNDGMSFKIENGEYTLNLNGKHNALNAGMAIAIGKRFGLTSEEIKEGLKNLYLTPMRFQKIEKEDIIYINDAYNASPISMEYSLNTFDKLYNNMKKIVALGDMLELGEKEIEFHREVIEKALSIKCDKIYLYGERMKKAYDLLVKNDKIRCFNDKEDIVKLIANETEKIAVLLKGSRGMKLEEIIK